One region of Bosea sp. 29B genomic DNA includes:
- a CDS encoding right-handed parallel beta-helix repeat-containing protein, with protein MHQSNGADTIYIAGGTYYVDDALQLTSADSGSSFVAMSGQNVVISGGTQVTGWTEGANGIWTAHVDAEDVQQFTVNGEKQTESRYPDVDPNDPVHGGWLWGQDLPAGYDAQKSMAYNPSDYPAGEEPKAGDTVTVFTENGYSSEVLTVASVQGNVMTFTTEANYDLGAASRYYVSQDTPDNVGEWSYDAETQTISYKAPDGFTGQGGVVSGDHSIFVVDGADNVSFKGMTFTDTASKSGDPETAAIEAHDATGLVVEGNHFTNVGVGVALHGDSSGNTVSGNSFEHTWSSAVAMTAGTSDNRVTNNTVDHSNEVFVQYGSIDMTESAGNQIDHNTITNVPRFGISEVNYDPDIQSGGNTIEYNDIRHSGQQTPDTGAIYLFSADDSGADGSVIRYNTIVDTGGTNTKDGGFAEDWSSGIYLDNMASNAQIYGNFVQGTTFSGILVHGGSNNEIHDNTLLDNGKYGISTITADDHAINGNETYNNFIQVSGDGSNTIDTDQTDPSLIHDNVYYNPDGGELTIADVSLASFQRQGGDIGSAETSQAGFVDAANGNYGFVSGSMAQAHGIDSVPFDSVGSALTGTSPEVETPSSGNGSGTPPTTSEPVTETPPVTAEPSTPSEETPTTPATGEGTTPGTSEPGSETPPVTAEPETPQSETPVSNPSENPDVITIPEVDAGTGGTDAETPSNSGHGGWSGHGGWGGLSGGRWSWDGGSSRGDDHSGGRNWSRDSQVASDDTSRNDWRGSQSRHDDDNDHHSHSQLSHWHW; from the coding sequence ATGCACCAGAGCAATGGTGCAGACACGATCTACATTGCCGGTGGCACCTATTATGTGGACGACGCACTCCAGCTGACCTCCGCCGATTCCGGTTCGTCCTTCGTAGCGATGTCCGGACAGAACGTCGTCATCAGCGGCGGCACGCAAGTGACCGGCTGGACTGAAGGTGCAAACGGCATCTGGACGGCGCATGTCGATGCCGAGGACGTCCAGCAGTTCACCGTCAACGGCGAGAAGCAGACCGAGAGCCGCTACCCCGACGTCGATCCGAACGATCCGGTTCATGGCGGCTGGCTCTGGGGGCAGGATCTCCCGGCAGGATACGACGCCCAGAAGTCGATGGCGTACAACCCGTCGGATTACCCGGCCGGCGAGGAGCCGAAAGCCGGCGACACGGTCACGGTCTTCACCGAGAACGGCTATTCCAGCGAGGTGCTGACCGTCGCCTCGGTCCAGGGCAATGTGATGACCTTCACCACGGAGGCCAATTACGATCTTGGCGCCGCGAGCCGCTACTATGTTTCGCAGGACACGCCGGACAATGTTGGCGAGTGGTCCTACGACGCCGAGACGCAGACCATTTCGTACAAGGCTCCGGACGGCTTCACCGGCCAGGGCGGCGTCGTCTCCGGCGATCACAGCATCTTCGTCGTCGACGGCGCCGACAACGTCTCCTTTAAGGGCATGACCTTCACCGACACCGCTTCGAAGTCGGGCGACCCCGAGACCGCTGCGATCGAGGCGCATGACGCAACCGGACTGGTCGTCGAGGGCAACCACTTCACCAATGTCGGCGTCGGCGTCGCCCTGCATGGCGACAGCAGCGGGAATACCGTCTCGGGCAACAGCTTCGAGCATACCTGGTCGAGCGCCGTCGCGATGACGGCAGGAACGAGCGACAACCGCGTCACGAACAATACCGTCGACCATTCGAACGAGGTGTTCGTCCAGTACGGCTCGATCGACATGACGGAGTCGGCGGGCAACCAGATCGATCACAACACGATCACGAACGTGCCGCGCTTCGGCATCTCCGAGGTCAACTACGATCCCGACATCCAGTCCGGCGGAAACACCATCGAATACAACGACATCCGCCATTCCGGGCAGCAGACGCCCGATACCGGCGCCATCTACCTGTTCTCGGCCGACGATTCCGGCGCGGACGGCAGCGTCATCCGCTACAACACCATCGTCGACACCGGTGGAACGAACACCAAGGATGGCGGCTTCGCGGAAGACTGGAGCTCCGGCATCTATCTCGACAACATGGCGAGCAATGCCCAGATCTACGGCAATTTCGTTCAGGGGACGACGTTCAGCGGCATCCTCGTCCATGGCGGATCGAACAACGAGATCCACGACAACACGCTGCTCGACAACGGCAAGTACGGGATCTCGACGATCACGGCCGACGACCACGCGATCAATGGCAACGAGACCTACAACAACTTCATCCAGGTCTCCGGAGACGGCAGCAACACGATCGATACCGACCAGACCGATCCGAGCCTGATCCACGATAACGTCTACTACAACCCGGATGGTGGCGAGCTGACCATCGCCGACGTCTCGCTGGCGAGCTTCCAGCGCCAGGGCGGCGATATCGGCAGTGCCGAGACGAGCCAAGCGGGCTTCGTCGATGCGGCGAACGGCAATTATGGCTTCGTCTCAGGGTCGATGGCGCAGGCGCATGGCATCGACTCCGTGCCGTTCGACTCGGTCGGTTCGGCGCTGACCGGGACCTCGCCCGAGGTCGAGACACCATCCAGCGGGAACGGGAGCGGCACGCCGCCGACGACCTCCGAGCCGGTTACGGAGACGCCTCCGGTGACCGCCGAGCCGTCGACGCCGAGCGAGGAGACGCCGACGACGCCTGCGACCGGGGAGGGCACGACGCCCGGCACCTCCGAGCCTGGCAGCGAGACCCCGCCGGTCACCGCCGAGCCCGAAACGCCGCAATCGGAAACGCCGGTCTCCAATCCGTCCGAGAACCCGGACGTGATCACCATTCCCGAGGTCGACGCCGGTACGGGTGGTACGGACGCGGAAACTCCGTCGAATTCCGGACATGGTGGCTGGAGCGGCCATGGTGGCTGGGGCGGCCTCAGTGGCGGCCGCTGGTCCTGGGATGGCGGCTCATCGCGCGGCGACGACCATAGCGGCGGCCGCAACTGGTCGCGGGACAGTCAGGTGGCCAGCGATGACACCAGCCGTAATGACTGGCGAGGCAGCCAGTCGCGCCATGACGACGACAACGACCACCACAGCCACAGCCAGCTCTCGCACTGGCACTGGTAG
- a CDS encoding type I secretion system permease/ATPase, whose translation MLSQTVRKLTPAFASLFGLSFVLNLFVFVSPLYTMQIYDRVLTSRNGTTLVMLSLIVLALFAAYAALEHFRSRALVQLGLCVDKALSEPAFEAAFNGALDAKGSPTLPIRDVETLRATLSGSLVPSLMDAPWIPIYLALCFILHPAIGAVATLGAIAILGVALLNERITKGSLIRASELGHGANERLTASLRNAEIIKALGMGQPIREQWQRQRGQALAYHTAAADWGGTLLAATKLLRLTLQCAVLGVGAYLAINQNLAAGAMFAASLIMGRALAPIEGAVGQWKSFVSARSALQRLNRTLKAPSDDMTPMTLPNPAGSLRVEGLSVRSPNGKTLLLHNVSFEVEPGEIAAVVGLTGSGKSSLARALVGVWSPAHGVVRLDGNDIRHFPDEQRGRILGYLPQDVELFAGSVRDNVTRFDPDATDEAAVAAASAASAHELIQGFPDGYATQIGEGGAILSGGQRQRIGLARALYGQPALVVLDEPNANLDMDGDAALARSLAGLRDAGAIVVVITHRPQLLSQVDKIILMQKGQAVRVGGRDEILPVLLQPGNGARIQPPQRGQTGQVEPLSAARWARR comes from the coding sequence ATGCTCTCGCAAACGGTTCGCAAGCTGACGCCCGCATTCGCATCGCTGTTCGGGCTTTCCTTCGTGCTGAACCTGTTCGTCTTCGTCTCCCCGCTCTACACGATGCAAATCTATGACAGGGTGCTGACCAGCCGGAACGGCACCACGCTGGTCATGCTGTCACTGATCGTGCTCGCCCTGTTCGCGGCCTATGCCGCACTCGAGCATTTCCGCAGCCGGGCGCTGGTCCAGCTCGGCCTGTGCGTCGACAAGGCGCTGTCCGAGCCTGCCTTCGAAGCGGCCTTCAACGGCGCGCTCGACGCGAAGGGCTCGCCGACCCTGCCCATTCGCGATGTCGAGACATTGCGGGCGACTCTCTCCGGCAGCCTGGTGCCGTCGCTGATGGATGCGCCCTGGATTCCGATCTATCTCGCCCTCTGCTTCATCCTGCATCCGGCGATCGGCGCCGTCGCCACGCTAGGCGCCATCGCGATCCTGGGTGTCGCCCTACTGAACGAGCGCATCACCAAGGGATCGCTGATCCGCGCTTCCGAGCTCGGCCACGGCGCGAACGAGCGGCTGACGGCCTCGCTGCGCAACGCCGAGATCATCAAGGCGCTCGGCATGGGCCAGCCGATCCGCGAGCAATGGCAGCGCCAGCGTGGCCAGGCGCTGGCGTACCACACGGCCGCGGCCGATTGGGGCGGGACGCTGCTGGCGGCGACGAAGCTGTTGCGGCTGACGCTGCAATGCGCGGTGCTCGGCGTCGGCGCCTATCTCGCGATCAACCAGAACCTCGCGGCCGGCGCGATGTTCGCGGCATCGCTGATCATGGGCCGCGCGCTCGCGCCCATCGAGGGCGCCGTCGGCCAATGGAAGAGCTTCGTCTCCGCCCGCAGCGCCTTGCAGCGCCTGAACCGGACCCTGAAGGCGCCGTCGGATGATATGACGCCGATGACCTTGCCGAACCCGGCCGGCTCGCTGCGGGTCGAGGGCCTGAGCGTGCGCAGCCCGAACGGGAAGACCTTGCTGCTGCACAACGTCTCGTTCGAGGTCGAGCCCGGCGAGATCGCTGCCGTGGTCGGGCTGACCGGCTCCGGCAAGTCGTCGCTGGCCCGGGCGCTGGTCGGCGTCTGGTCCCCGGCCCATGGCGTGGTGCGGCTCGACGGCAACGACATCAGGCATTTCCCCGACGAGCAGCGCGGCCGCATCCTCGGCTATCTGCCGCAGGATGTGGAACTGTTCGCCGGCAGCGTGCGCGACAACGTCACCCGCTTCGACCCCGACGCGACCGACGAGGCCGCCGTCGCTGCCGCCTCGGCCGCCTCGGCGCATGAGCTGATCCAGGGCTTCCCGGACGGCTATGCCACGCAGATCGGCGAGGGCGGAGCGATCCTCTCCGGCGGGCAGCGCCAGCGCATCGGGCTGGCACGCGCGCTTTACGGGCAGCCAGCGCTGGTCGTGCTCGACGAGCCGAACGCCAATCTCGACATGGATGGCGATGCCGCGCTGGCGCGCTCCTTGGCCGGCCTGCGCGATGCCGGCGCGATCGTCGTCGTGATCACCCATCGCCCGCAACTGCTCTCGCAGGTCGACAAGATCATCCTGATGCAGAAGGGCCAGGCCGTCAGGGTCGGCGGGCGCGACGAAATCCTGCCGGTGCTGCTGCAGCCGGGCAATGGCGCACGCATCCAGCCGCCACAGCGCGGCCAGACGGGACAGGTCGAGCCGCTCTCGGCAGCAAGGTGGGCACGTCGATGA
- a CDS encoding HlyD family type I secretion periplasmic adaptor subunit has protein sequence MNSVLNKLKLVPNTMKSILNRLAWRRRLEPLFTVARQWLQRTSLPAAGDGDWRAPVRKGYVVVGLALGAGGLWSVTARLDSAVVAHGSIVVESDRKAVQHLEGGLVEAIAVRDGADVKAGETLLRLDTTQAAAQRSVARLIVLQALGEEARFTAEIDRLDRITFPSELLDTAETKEARRVMLDQERLFKERQSTQKLEVSILKERLTQSEKQYQSNEAQREAAIGQAASINEELVSLRPLADKGYVAATRINPLKRSLTELQGRMGSLEADLARLSVANDEIRLQMSQIGLKASEEASTKLAECRVKLADAREKLRMAEDVLARAEVRAPRAGRVVASKIHTVGAVVKPGETLMEIVPQDDELIVTAKVSPMDVNNLHPGMAAEVRLPSFKGRATPFTVGEVKSVAADALRDDVLQQMVYELRVSVSASGFPPKVRAKLRPGMPAEVYVPTGERTAIAYLMQPLTDSMRSSFREE, from the coding sequence ATGAATTCCGTCCTGAACAAGCTGAAGCTCGTCCCGAACACAATGAAATCCATCCTGAACCGGCTGGCCTGGCGCCGGCGCCTCGAACCCCTGTTCACGGTCGCGAGGCAATGGCTCCAGCGCACGAGCTTGCCCGCTGCGGGGGATGGCGATTGGCGCGCCCCGGTGCGCAAGGGCTATGTCGTGGTCGGCCTCGCGCTGGGGGCCGGCGGCCTCTGGTCGGTGACCGCGCGCCTCGACAGCGCCGTGGTGGCGCATGGCAGCATCGTCGTCGAGAGCGATCGCAAGGCCGTGCAGCATCTCGAAGGCGGGCTCGTCGAGGCGATCGCGGTGCGCGACGGGGCCGACGTCAAGGCTGGCGAAACCCTGCTGCGCCTCGATACGACGCAGGCGGCGGCGCAGCGCAGCGTGGCGCGGCTGATCGTGCTGCAGGCCCTGGGTGAGGAAGCGCGCTTCACGGCCGAAATCGACCGGCTCGACCGCATCACTTTCCCGAGCGAACTGCTCGACACCGCTGAAACAAAGGAGGCACGCCGGGTCATGCTCGACCAGGAGCGCCTGTTCAAGGAACGGCAATCCACGCAGAAGCTGGAGGTCTCGATCCTGAAGGAGCGGCTGACGCAGTCCGAAAAGCAGTACCAGTCGAACGAAGCGCAGCGCGAGGCCGCGATCGGGCAGGCCGCGAGCATCAACGAGGAGCTCGTCAGCCTGCGGCCTCTTGCCGACAAGGGCTATGTCGCCGCGACGCGGATCAACCCGCTAAAGCGCTCGCTGACCGAATTGCAGGGTCGCATGGGCTCGCTGGAGGCCGATCTGGCGCGGCTTTCGGTCGCCAATGACGAGATCAGGCTCCAGATGAGCCAGATCGGCCTGAAAGCCTCCGAAGAAGCCTCGACCAAGCTCGCCGAATGCCGGGTCAAGCTCGCCGATGCCCGCGAGAAGCTGCGCATGGCAGAGGATGTGCTGGCGCGCGCGGAAGTCCGTGCGCCGCGGGCCGGGCGGGTGGTGGCTTCGAAGATCCATACCGTCGGCGCCGTGGTCAAGCCGGGCGAGACTCTGATGGAGATCGTGCCGCAGGACGACGAGCTCATCGTCACTGCCAAGGTCTCGCCGATGGACGTGAACAACTTGCATCCGGGCATGGCCGCGGAGGTGCGCCTGCCGTCGTTCAAGGGCCGGGCGACGCCGTTCACCGTCGGTGAGGTCAAATCCGTCGCGGCGGACGCGCTGCGCGACGATGTCCTGCAGCAGATGGTCTACGAATTGCGCGTCAGCGTCTCGGCCTCGGGCTTCCCGCCCAAGGTCAGGGCCAAGCTCCGGCCCGGCATGCCGGCCGAGGTCTATGTCCCGACCGGCGAGCGCACTGCCATCGCCTATCTGATGCAGCCGCTGACCGACTCGATGCGGTCGAGCTTCCGGGAGGAGTGA
- a CDS encoding mannose-1-phosphate guanylyltransferase/mannose-6-phosphate isomerase: MPKIIPVVICTGHGAGLWPIARETMPKQFIPLFGRDSTFQRTLRLLSDPGVFDTPIVVTNAEQRFTVADQLQAIGLRAEIVLEPAGRGAHSAAAIAAELGLARSESALVGIFPADHVVQDGKLFVETCARAAAVAAQGRIVAIGIPPCYPATAYGYIRPGTEIAEGVRGVEDVAAKPDAALAARYLADGYLWNSGNVVFDAATMQVRLQAATRAPIGNGKANGVNLGIRMLEADGSADLPAIAAEPQVLEQADTAAVIAGHFGWSDVGNWSAVWQLSEKGAHGNVVQGRGYVLDGANNLVRSEDAVVAIAGLDDVAVIATRDAILVTSKAKADKVKDVVALVAANHEPEAASHREIHRPWGKYLSVDLDERHQVKRITVKPNGVLSLQKHHHRAEHWVVVRGTAQVTRDHETILVHENEAIYLPIGCVHRMANPGKIPLEIIEVQVGSYLGEDDIIRIEDIYQRC; this comes from the coding sequence ATGCCGAAGATCATCCCGGTCGTGATATGCACGGGACATGGCGCCGGCCTGTGGCCGATCGCGCGCGAGACGATGCCCAAGCAGTTCATCCCGCTCTTCGGCCGGGACTCAACCTTCCAGCGCACGCTTCGGCTCCTGTCCGATCCTGGCGTGTTCGACACACCGATCGTGGTTACGAACGCGGAGCAGCGCTTCACCGTCGCCGACCAGTTGCAGGCGATCGGCCTGCGCGCCGAGATCGTGCTGGAGCCGGCTGGGCGCGGCGCCCATTCCGCCGCGGCGATCGCGGCCGAGCTTGGCTTGGCCCGGAGTGAATCCGCGCTCGTTGGCATCTTCCCCGCCGACCATGTCGTGCAGGACGGCAAGCTCTTCGTCGAAACCTGCGCCAGGGCCGCGGCAGTCGCCGCACAGGGTCGTATCGTCGCGATCGGCATACCTCCATGCTATCCGGCGACCGCGTATGGCTATATCCGCCCGGGAACCGAGATCGCCGAGGGTGTACGCGGGGTCGAGGACGTGGCGGCAAAGCCTGACGCGGCGCTGGCGGCGCGCTATCTCGCCGACGGCTATCTCTGGAACTCCGGCAATGTCGTCTTCGACGCGGCGACGATGCAGGTGAGGCTCCAGGCGGCTACCAGGGCGCCGATCGGCAACGGTAAAGCTAACGGGGTCAATCTCGGCATCCGCATGCTCGAAGCCGACGGTTCCGCCGATTTGCCGGCGATCGCGGCAGAGCCTCAGGTGCTGGAGCAGGCCGATACGGCGGCGGTGATTGCCGGTCATTTCGGCTGGTCGGATGTCGGCAACTGGAGCGCGGTCTGGCAGCTTTCCGAGAAGGGCGCGCACGGCAACGTCGTCCAGGGACGCGGCTACGTGCTCGATGGCGCGAACAACCTGGTCCGCTCAGAGGATGCGGTCGTCGCCATCGCCGGGCTGGACGATGTCGCCGTCATCGCGACCCGCGACGCCATCCTGGTGACGTCGAAAGCCAAGGCCGACAAGGTCAAGGACGTCGTCGCGCTGGTCGCGGCGAACCATGAGCCGGAAGCAGCCAGCCATCGCGAGATCCACCGGCCCTGGGGCAAGTATCTCTCCGTCGATCTCGACGAGCGCCATCAGGTCAAGCGGATCACTGTCAAGCCGAACGGCGTGCTCTCCCTGCAGAAGCATCATCACCGCGCCGAGCACTGGGTCGTGGTCCGCGGCACCGCGCAGGTGACTCGCGACCATGAGACCATCCTCGTGCACGAGAACGAGGCGATCTACCTGCCGATCGGCTGCGTCCATCGCATGGCCAATCCAGGCAAGATCCCGCTCGAGATCATCGAGGTGCAGGTCGGCTCCTATCTCGGTGAGGACGACATCATCCGCATCGAGGACATCTATCAGCGCTGCTGA
- a CDS encoding GntR family transcriptional regulator has product MPPVNAKKATATAAGTGNGAGASAPTLPNFGAGEAAPLYERVKRHMSEAILVGEWPPGMVLPSETSLAQGFGIAVGTVRRAMADLVAEGLLTRRRKTGTVVTGRTPHHSLRFVFQYFRLHRADGSLVRSTSQFLSVEALPATQAQAEALQIKAGGVISVHRIRHADGHPVMHDKLLLAQERLPDWPRDIAELPPLLYLHLLERYGIRISAMREQITADLASEEDVALLALAAGDPVLTIDEVAYDQAGIPTILGWHRATTRAHIYVNEVR; this is encoded by the coding sequence ATGCCTCCTGTCAATGCCAAAAAAGCGACGGCCACTGCCGCCGGAACGGGCAACGGCGCCGGGGCCTCGGCACCGACCCTGCCGAATTTCGGCGCTGGGGAAGCCGCACCGCTCTATGAGCGCGTGAAACGGCACATGTCGGAGGCGATCCTCGTCGGCGAATGGCCGCCCGGCATGGTGCTGCCGAGCGAGACCTCGCTGGCCCAGGGCTTCGGCATCGCCGTCGGCACGGTCCGCCGGGCGATGGCCGATCTGGTGGCGGAGGGGCTGCTGACGCGCCGCCGCAAGACCGGGACGGTGGTGACCGGACGCACGCCGCATCACAGCCTGCGCTTCGTCTTCCAGTATTTTCGCCTCCACCGGGCCGATGGCAGCCTGGTGCGCTCGACCAGCCAGTTCCTCAGTGTCGAGGCCCTGCCTGCCACGCAAGCACAGGCCGAGGCTCTCCAGATCAAGGCCGGCGGCGTGATCAGCGTCCACCGCATCCGCCATGCCGACGGCCACCCGGTGATGCACGACAAGCTGCTGCTGGCGCAGGAGCGGCTGCCGGACTGGCCGCGCGACATCGCCGAGTTGCCGCCTTTGCTCTACCTCCACCTGCTCGAGCGCTACGGCATCCGGATTTCGGCCATGCGCGAGCAGATCACCGCCGACCTCGCAAGCGAGGAGGACGTCGCGCTATTGGCGCTCGCCGCTGGTGATCCGGTGCTGACGATCGACGAGGTCGCCTACGACCAGGCCGGTATCCCGACGATCCTCGGCTGGCATCGCGCCACGACGCGAGCCCATATCTACGTCAACGAGGTGCGGTAG